A single window of Triplophysa dalaica isolate WHDGS20190420 chromosome 14, ASM1584641v1, whole genome shotgun sequence DNA harbors:
- the hsbp1b gene encoding heat shock factor-binding protein 1b, protein MADTDPKSVQDLTAVVQTLLQQMQDKFQTMSDQIIGRIDEMSTRIDDLEKNIADLMTQAGVEEFEGGDNKVKEGGEAS, encoded by the exons aTGGCAGATACAGACCCCAAATCGGTGCAGGATCTCACGGCAGTG GTGCAGACTTTGCTGCAGCAGATGCAGGACAAGTTCCAGACCATGTCAGATCAGATCATCGGGAGAA TTGATGAAATGAGCACACGAATTGATGACCTGGAGAAGAATATAGCAGACTTGATGACTCAGGCAGGAGTGGAAGAGTTTGAAGGAGGCGACAACAAGGTCAAAGAGGGAGGAGAAGCCTCCTAG